In Fundidesulfovibrio putealis DSM 16056, a genomic segment contains:
- a CDS encoding ABC transporter ATP-binding protein, whose amino-acid sequence MNRPKLELVSLCKEYGEGSVPAVDGIDLSIEAGETIALLGPSGCGKSTTLNMIVGLENPTSGDIQIDGKSVVGIPPGQRNIGLVFQDYAVFTAMTVRQNLAFGLEVRKVADHEIKRAVDEVAELLGMSDRLDAKAKELGGSELQRVAIGRTLVTKPAILLLDEPLSNLETAARLAMRRELRRLQSEIGLTIIYVTHDQIEALSLADRIAVMRSGKILQVEKTALICDKPDHVFVAGFLGSPPMNLISGELAASGEGLRFVQDGFSLRVADGECASGVRPYSRYTLGIRPESLRVVPESGAELRGTVLLVETRGPEVILTVAVGSVNLKMVAPALSHPAEGETVGLWVDSDALVFFCGKTSRRIDDLFTGRVCA is encoded by the coding sequence ATGAACAGGCCCAAATTGGAACTGGTTTCCCTCTGCAAGGAATACGGCGAAGGGTCCGTGCCAGCGGTGGACGGCATCGACCTGAGCATCGAGGCGGGCGAGACCATCGCCCTGCTGGGGCCTTCCGGCTGCGGGAAGTCCACCACCCTGAACATGATCGTCGGCCTGGAAAACCCCACCTCCGGCGACATCCAGATCGACGGCAAGTCCGTGGTGGGCATCCCGCCGGGCCAGCGCAACATCGGCTTGGTCTTCCAGGACTACGCGGTGTTCACGGCCATGACCGTGCGCCAGAATCTGGCCTTCGGCCTGGAGGTGCGCAAGGTCGCGGATCATGAAATCAAGCGCGCCGTGGACGAAGTGGCCGAGCTTTTGGGCATGTCCGACCGCCTGGACGCCAAGGCCAAGGAGCTGGGCGGGTCCGAGCTCCAGCGGGTGGCCATCGGGCGCACCCTGGTGACCAAGCCTGCCATCCTGCTGCTGGACGAGCCCCTCTCCAACCTGGAGACGGCGGCCCGGCTGGCCATGCGCCGCGAGCTGCGCCGCTTGCAGAGCGAGATCGGCCTGACCATCATCTACGTGACTCACGACCAGATCGAGGCTTTGTCCCTGGCGGACCGCATCGCGGTGATGCGCTCGGGCAAGATCCTCCAGGTGGAGAAGACGGCGCTCATCTGCGACAAGCCGGACCACGTGTTCGTGGCCGGATTCCTGGGGTCACCGCCCATGAACCTGATCTCGGGGGAACTTGCGGCCTCGGGCGAGGGCCTGCGCTTCGTCCAGGACGGCTTCTCGCTGCGGGTCGCGGACGGGGAGTGCGCCTCCGGGGTGCGCCCCTACAGCCGCTACACGCTTGGCATCAGGCCGGAGTCGCTGCGCGTGGTCCCGGAGAGCGGGGCAGAGCTTCGCGGCACGGTGCTCCTGGTGGAGACGCGCGGGCCGGAGGTGATCCTCACGGTGGCCGTGGGCTCCGTCAACCTGAAGATGGTGGCCCCGGCCCTGAGCCATCCGGCAGAGGGCGAAACCGTGGGCCTTTGGGTGGACAGCGACGCCCTGGTGTTCTTCTGCGGCAAGACCAGCCGCAGGATCGACGATCTTTTCACCGGGAGGGTGTGCGCATGA
- a CDS encoding carbohydrate ABC transporter permease: MHAKKLSFPLAVVMGAALVLVLFPVFWIAMTSIKPPIDWNASPAIWLPSEPTLINFQTLFNPDAIREYGVGGVSQAATKSVIGSVLASVVSTALSVLIGLFSAIGITRYGSGSKATPLIILSGRMFPPAAIAVPFVIIFSNVGLTDSYTGIIAIYVAATLPFSTWMLKSFVEDLPREIEEAAMIDGRSRLAAHLTVTIPLIRGGLFATTLFIFILNWSEFMFALVLSYSNVSTIPVQLAKYVTATAGTLYGVQAALAVLAMVPLILAGYLIQSHLARGMTFGAIKK; encoded by the coding sequence ATGCACGCCAAGAAGCTCTCTTTCCCCCTGGCCGTGGTCATGGGCGCGGCGCTCGTCCTGGTGCTGTTTCCGGTGTTCTGGATAGCCATGACGTCCATCAAGCCACCCATCGACTGGAACGCCTCGCCAGCGATCTGGCTGCCCTCGGAGCCCACGCTGATCAACTTCCAGACCCTCTTCAACCCCGACGCCATCCGCGAATACGGCGTAGGCGGCGTAAGCCAGGCCGCCACGAAGTCCGTTATCGGCTCCGTGCTGGCCTCGGTGGTGTCCACGGCGCTGTCGGTGCTCATCGGGCTGTTCTCAGCCATCGGCATCACGCGCTACGGCAGCGGCAGCAAGGCTACCCCGCTTATCATCCTGTCAGGCCGGATGTTCCCCCCGGCGGCCATCGCCGTGCCCTTCGTGATTATCTTCTCCAACGTGGGGCTGACAGACAGCTACACGGGCATCATCGCCATTTACGTGGCGGCCACGCTGCCGTTCTCCACCTGGATGCTCAAAAGCTTCGTGGAGGATCTCCCGCGCGAGATCGAGGAAGCGGCCATGATCGACGGTCGCTCCCGCCTGGCGGCCCACCTCACCGTGACGATCCCCCTGATCCGGGGCGGGCTGTTCGCCACCACCCTGTTCATCTTCATCCTCAACTGGTCGGAGTTCATGTTCGCGCTGGTGTTGTCCTACTCCAACGTCAGCACCATCCCGGTGCAGCTGGCCAAGTACGTAACGGCCACGGCGGGGACGCTCTACGGCGTGCAGGCGGCCCTGGCCGTGCTCGCCATGGTCCCCCTCATTCTCGCGGGCTATCTCATCCAGTCGCATCTTGCGCGCGGCATGACCTTTGGAGCGATCAAGAAATGA